The following proteins come from a genomic window of Macadamia integrifolia cultivar HAES 741 chromosome 14, SCU_Mint_v3, whole genome shotgun sequence:
- the LOC122060885 gene encoding uncharacterized protein LOC122060885, whose protein sequence is MGNEAIFMEEANKWLEELGRRRFSQDIQYTSLKGLQIVQAQKDSLLLNHILHKEFADRTGNCHVGAIACIIDAVGAEAIATYTGDLKVSVDFNISYFSTVKIEEEVEIEAKVVAHRGKLSLTTVEFRRKKDGVVVALGKQWMSQVNA, encoded by the exons ATGGGAAACGAAGCGATCTTCATGGAAGAAGCAAATAAATGGTTAGAAGAGCTTGGGCGGAGACGCTTCAGCCAAGATATCCAATACACATCGCTTAAAGGTCTCCAGATCGTGCAAGCCCAGAAGGATTCTTTACTCCTCAATCACATCCTTCACAAAGAATTTGCA GATAGAACAGGGAATTGCCATGTGGGAGCGATAGCTTGCATAATCGATGCAGTTGGGGCGGAAGCTATAGCTACTTACACAGGCGACCTCAAAGTCTCTGTTGATTTCAACATTTCTTACTTCTCAACTGTTAAAATTGAG GAAGAGGTGGAGATTGAAGCTAAGGTAGTAGCACACAGAGGGAAGCTTTCATTGACGACAGTGGAGTTTCGGAGGAAGAAGGATGGAGTGGTGGTTGCTTTGGGTAAGCAATGGATGTCTCAAGTAAATGCCTAA